Genomic window (Pan troglodytes isolate AG18354 chromosome 22, NHGRI_mPanTro3-v2.0_pri, whole genome shotgun sequence):
ACTTAACTCTATCCCCTGTGACGGAATAGTGGCCATTCCAGCTGCTCCAGGCTCCAGCAGAGGAAGACCGGGGTATGTGGCCCCACCAGGGTGACCCTCAGGCCTGGCGCGCACGCATTCCAGAGGCCACCCAAACCATGCTCCGCCATCTGGGCGCCCAAGCTGCCATCGCCCTCTGTGtgcaggcagcagctgcctggcaACCCCCGAGCCCGCTCGCGCTCCTAGCATCACAGAAGCAGGGCCACGTGTCCCAGTGGCTGCAGCCAAGCCAGGCATTCTGCCCTGCGGCAGCAGGTGCACAGGAGCGAGAACTGAGAATCCACCGCTCAACCCCACACGAGGTGACTGCCGAGTGCCCATACAAATGGCTCCGATCTGCCTCAGGTGGAGGAGTGGTCGGGAGGCACGGCCTGGGGGCCCTCAGGCTGGGCGCGCTGGCGATCCCAAGGCCGACCAGGCCATGCACCTCCAGCCCGCCTGGGCACCCCAGCTGCAGCCGCCTTCTGCGTGCAGGCAGCAGCCTCCAGGCAACTCCCGAGCCCGCCCACACTCCCCACATCTCGGAAGCAGGGCCAAATGTCCCTGTGGCTGTGGCCAAGCCAGGCGGTCTGTCCTGCAGCAGCTGCACAGGGGCGGGAACCGGCCCTCAGCCCCATCCCCGGTGGCTGCAGAGGGCCCCTGGATAGAGATCTGGAGCTCTGACAGAGGAGGAGCCGGGCCGGGGCAGGGTCTGGCAGGCTCTCAGGCCAGGGGCACCCGCGATCCAGAGGCCGCCCGGGGCATGCTCCACCACCTGGGCGCCCAGCTACAGGCGCCGGGCGACTCCCAAGCTGGCTGGCGCGCCCAGCCGCGCAGAACCGGGGCTAGATGTCGCCGTGGCTGCGACCAAGCCAGGCGGTCTGCCCAGGGGCGGCTGCACCGGGGCAGGAATGGACCCTCAGCCCCATCCCCGGTGGCTGCAGACGGCCCCTGGGGCGGCCCCGATCTCTCTTCGGAGGAGGAGAGGGGCGGGAGTCACCGCCAGGCGGGCCCTCAGGCGGGAAGGAATGCACGCCTGCGATTCCGGGACGTCCCGCGACAGCCCAGGAGAAC
Coding sequences:
- the LOC134809254 gene encoding uncharacterized protein LOC134809254; the protein is MHLQPAWAPQLQPPSACRQQPPGNSRARPHSPHLGSRAKCPCGCGQARRSVLQQLHRGGNRPSAPSPVAAEGPWIEIWSSDRGGAGPGQGLAGSQARGTRDPEAARGMLHHLGAQLQAPGDSQAGWRAQPRRTGARCRRGCDQARRSAQGRLHRGRNGPSAPSPVAADGPWGGPDLSSEEERGGSHRQAGPQAGRNARLRFRDVPRQPRRTRKPAAPVSLCDSLRNHQTVFHSKCIIFSS